In Roseofilum reptotaenium CS-1145, the following proteins share a genomic window:
- a CDS encoding lipid-A-disaccharide synthase-related protein yields the protein MRVLCLSNGHGEDAIATRILRQLRATPNPPELSALSLVGEGQAYRHMDIPLIGPVKAMPSGGFVYMEGRQLAKDVKAGMLQLLWQQYQAIRSWAKDGGSVLAVGDIIPLLLAWLSGLPYGFVATAKSEYWIRDENGPLTAGVAQGWSGSVYLPWERWLMARRRCMGVFPRDRLTAQTLQQWQRLPVFDCGNPMMDDLLPVEQEPEEEEKGKPLALVLLPGSRAPEAYENWQVLLTALGQVMGEPKPFPGLHRPIRVFAAIAPGLGLETFGQILESFGWRRKDLPESMALPSPETLCYTLSNGTLFLTENAYNCCLQQAHFALAMAGTATEQFVGLGKPALTFPGKGPQFTSQFAQVQAKLLGPSVIPVQSPQAVAQTLQDLLHDPDRLQLIYANGRRRMGEPGASQRIATCFLEKISAQGG from the coding sequence ATGCGAGTCCTGTGCTTGAGTAATGGCCATGGGGAAGATGCGATCGCCACTCGCATCTTACGCCAATTGAGAGCCACCCCCAATCCCCCAGAATTATCAGCTTTATCCTTGGTGGGAGAAGGTCAAGCCTATCGACACATGGATATTCCTCTGATTGGCCCAGTCAAAGCCATGCCCTCTGGTGGCTTTGTATATATGGAGGGTCGCCAATTAGCCAAAGATGTCAAAGCGGGAATGCTGCAACTCCTTTGGCAACAGTATCAAGCCATTCGCTCCTGGGCAAAAGATGGAGGTTCAGTCTTAGCTGTTGGAGATATTATACCTCTACTGTTAGCTTGGCTCAGTGGCTTGCCCTATGGATTTGTAGCGACAGCCAAGTCAGAATACTGGATTCGGGATGAGAATGGGCCCTTAACCGCTGGTGTCGCCCAGGGTTGGTCCGGTTCGGTGTATTTGCCTTGGGAGCGCTGGTTAATGGCACGGCGGCGCTGTATGGGCGTGTTTCCCAGGGATCGGTTAACGGCTCAAACCCTACAACAATGGCAGCGGTTACCCGTGTTTGATTGTGGGAATCCAATGATGGATGATTTATTACCAGTGGAGCAAGAACCCGAAGAAGAGGAAAAAGGGAAACCCTTGGCATTGGTTTTACTCCCCGGTTCCCGCGCTCCAGAAGCCTATGAGAATTGGCAGGTGCTATTAACTGCACTGGGGCAAGTTATGGGCGAACCAAAACCGTTTCCAGGGTTGCATCGACCGATAAGGGTGTTTGCGGCGATCGCTCCCGGATTAGGTTTAGAAACCTTTGGCCAAATCCTGGAATCCTTTGGATGGCGGCGCAAAGACCTCCCTGAAAGCATGGCTCTGCCTTCTCCAGAAACACTCTGCTATACCCTCAGTAATGGCACATTGTTCTTAACTGAAAACGCCTATAATTGTTGTCTACAACAAGCCCATTTTGCCCTGGCCATGGCTGGAACCGCCACTGAACAATTTGTCGGTCTCGGTAAACCCGCCCTGACTTTCCCCGGAAAAGGCCCCCAATTCACCTCCCAGTTTGCCCAAGTGCAAGCCAAACTTCTGGGCCCATCCGTTATACCAGTTCAAAGCCCTCAAGCTGTAGCCCAAACCCTCCAAGACCTTTTACACGATCCTGACCGCCTACAATTGATCTATGCCAATGGCAGACGGCGGATGGGCGAACCTGGTGCTTCCCAAAGAATTGCGACTTGTTTCTTAGAAAAAATTTCTGCTCAGGGTGGCTAA